Proteins encoded within one genomic window of Thermococcus celer Vu 13 = JCM 8558:
- a CDS encoding 2,3-bisphosphoglycerate-dependent phosphoglycerate mutase: MSKLVLLRHGESMWNKLNLFTGWVDVPLSDRGIEEALRAGELLKDYRFDVIFTSELIRAIQTAMLVMSRNRSGVPKVIHEDGKMKEWGVVYGEHGKNYVPVYKSWHLNERYYGKLQGWNKDHARKVYGEEQVHLWRRSYDVAPPDGESLKDTAERTVPYFRERVIPELEKGKNVLVSAHGNSLRSIVMHIEGLTKEEVLRLNIPTGVPLVYEYENGALRRIGYLRKNGFDDDLHIGR; the protein is encoded by the coding sequence ATGAGCAAACTCGTTTTGTTGAGGCACGGCGAGAGCATGTGGAACAAACTGAACCTCTTCACCGGATGGGTGGACGTGCCGCTGAGCGACCGTGGTATAGAGGAAGCGCTTAGAGCTGGAGAGCTTTTGAAGGACTACAGGTTCGACGTCATATTCACGTCCGAGCTGATAAGGGCGATTCAGACGGCGATGCTCGTCATGAGCCGGAACCGCTCCGGAGTTCCGAAGGTAATCCACGAGGACGGGAAGATGAAGGAATGGGGCGTCGTTTACGGAGAACACGGGAAGAACTACGTTCCCGTCTACAAGAGCTGGCACCTGAACGAGCGTTACTACGGAAAGCTCCAGGGCTGGAACAAGGATCACGCGAGGAAAGTTTACGGGGAGGAGCAGGTCCACCTCTGGCGGAGAAGCTACGACGTAGCGCCGCCCGATGGTGAGAGCCTGAAGGACACCGCCGAGAGGACGGTTCCCTACTTCAGGGAGCGGGTAATCCCGGAGCTCGAGAAGGGCAAGAACGTCCTCGTGAGCGCCCACGGGAACAGCCTGCGCTCCATAGTCATGCACATCGAAGGGCTGACGAAGGAGGAGGTTCTGAGGCTCAACATACCGACGGGGGTCCCACTCGTCTACGAGTACGAGAACGGGGCACTGAGGAGGATCGGCTACCTGAGGAAGAACGGTTTCGACGACGACCTTCACATCGGGCGATAA
- a CDS encoding aminotransferase-like domain-containing protein, with protein MEEKLMRKLGSGSLDFESYFSEKALDMKASEVRELLKLVEAGDVISLAGGLPAPETFPVEIIKEITEDVLAHHADKALQYGTTKGFTPLRLALADWMKKRYDIPTSKVEIMIVAGSQQALDLIGRVFINPGDVVVVEGPTYLAALNAFKYYDPEFISIPMDDDGMRVDLLEEKLEELRRQGKKVKFVYTVSTFQNPAGVTMSLERRKRLVELASEYDFLIVEDNPYSELRYSGEPVPPIKHFDDEGRVLYLGTFSKIFAPGLRLGWIAGEPHFIRKIEIAKQAVDLCANTFGQVMAWKYVADGHLDRHLPKVIEFYRPRRDAMLEALEEYMPEGVKWTKPDGGMFIWVTLPEGIDTKLMAEKAIKKGVAYVPGEAFFAHRDVKNTMRLNFTYVPEETIREGVKRLAEVIEEEIRALKA; from the coding sequence TTGGAGGAGAAACTCATGCGCAAGCTGGGTTCAGGTTCGCTGGATTTCGAGTCGTACTTCTCGGAAAAGGCGCTGGATATGAAGGCATCGGAGGTAAGGGAGCTCCTCAAGCTCGTCGAGGCCGGCGACGTCATATCCCTCGCCGGCGGTCTCCCCGCCCCCGAGACGTTTCCGGTTGAGATCATCAAGGAGATAACCGAGGATGTCCTGGCCCACCACGCGGACAAGGCCCTCCAGTACGGAACGACGAAGGGCTTCACCCCGCTCCGCCTCGCGCTGGCCGACTGGATGAAGAAGCGCTACGACATCCCGACCAGCAAGGTCGAGATAATGATAGTCGCAGGTTCGCAGCAGGCCCTCGACCTCATAGGCAGGGTATTCATAAACCCCGGCGACGTAGTCGTCGTCGAGGGACCCACCTACCTCGCGGCCCTCAACGCCTTCAAGTACTACGATCCCGAGTTCATCAGCATACCAATGGACGACGACGGCATGAGGGTTGACCTCCTCGAGGAGAAGCTTGAGGAGCTCAGAAGGCAGGGGAAGAAGGTCAAGTTCGTCTACACGGTCTCCACCTTCCAGAACCCCGCGGGGGTTACGATGAGCCTCGAGAGGAGGAAGAGGCTTGTGGAACTCGCAAGCGAGTACGACTTCCTCATCGTTGAAGACAACCCCTACAGCGAGCTCCGCTACTCCGGGGAACCGGTACCGCCCATCAAGCACTTCGACGACGAGGGACGGGTCCTTTACCTCGGCACCTTCTCGAAGATATTCGCCCCCGGGCTCAGGCTGGGATGGATAGCAGGAGAGCCGCACTTCATCAGGAAGATAGAGATAGCCAAGCAGGCCGTCGACCTCTGCGCCAACACCTTCGGGCAGGTCATGGCCTGGAAGTACGTGGCCGATGGGCACCTCGACAGGCACCTTCCGAAGGTCATAGAGTTCTACAGGCCGAGGAGGGACGCGATGCTCGAGGCCCTCGAGGAGTACATGCCCGAGGGGGTTAAGTGGACGAAGCCCGATGGGGGAATGTTCATCTGGGTCACCCTGCCCGAGGGGATAGACACCAAGCTCATGGCGGAAAAGGCCATAAAGAAAGGCGTGGCCTACGTTCCGGGTGAGGCGTTCTTCGCCCACCGCGACGTGAAGAACACCATGCGCCTCAACTTCACCTACGTGCCGGAGGAGACCATACGCGAGGGCGTTAAGAGGCTCGCGGAGGTCATCGAGGAAGAGATAAGGGCCCTTAAGGCCTGA
- a CDS encoding C/D box methylation guide ribonucleoprotein complex aNOP56 subunit (functions along with aFIB and aL7a; guides 2'-O-methylation of ribose to specific sites in RNAs) translates to MKAYLAENVIGIYAFDGDGNLIDRKAFSEKPEVSIDRLLKGEPSEELLAFLNELKEKGYDEFVVEEAELARKLKEMGYVVAAEFPNVAGETLRSSPEEFVGENWFEEYYSVGVALTRLRIQEQSGARDKMIIQAIEALDDIDKITNLLVSRLREWYGLHFPELDELLPKHEQYVAFVREIGPRENASEERLRALGFPDSKVERILKAAEGSMGAPLGKFDAEIIMKLAREISDLYKLRSQIEDYLETAMDEVAPNLKALVGAKLAARLMSLAGGLKELAMMPASTIQVLGAEKALFRHLRSGAKPPKHGVIFQYPAINRSPWWQRGKIARALAGKLAIAARVDYFSGEYIAEELKQELENRIREIKEKYPNPPKKKAKPEKKKAKKKKFRGKEKKGKGFSGKKKEKAGKGRKGEKGGKKKKGSKR, encoded by the coding sequence ATGAAGGCTTACCTGGCTGAGAACGTCATCGGCATCTACGCCTTTGACGGGGACGGTAATCTCATCGATAGAAAGGCTTTCTCCGAAAAACCGGAGGTGAGCATCGACAGGCTCCTGAAGGGCGAGCCGAGCGAGGAGCTGTTAGCGTTCCTCAACGAGCTCAAAGAGAAGGGCTACGACGAGTTCGTGGTTGAGGAGGCCGAGCTCGCCAGGAAACTGAAGGAGATGGGTTACGTCGTCGCGGCGGAGTTCCCGAACGTGGCGGGGGAGACGCTCCGTTCGAGCCCTGAGGAGTTCGTGGGCGAGAACTGGTTCGAGGAGTACTACTCGGTCGGCGTTGCCCTGACGAGGCTCCGCATACAGGAGCAGAGCGGGGCGAGGGACAAGATGATAATCCAGGCCATTGAGGCGCTGGACGACATCGACAAGATCACCAACCTCCTCGTTTCCCGCCTGAGGGAGTGGTACGGCCTGCACTTCCCCGAGTTAGACGAGCTCCTTCCGAAGCACGAGCAGTACGTGGCCTTCGTCAGGGAGATCGGCCCGAGGGAGAACGCGAGCGAGGAGAGGCTCAGGGCCCTGGGCTTCCCCGATAGTAAGGTCGAGAGGATCCTGAAGGCGGCCGAAGGATCGATGGGCGCCCCCCTCGGAAAGTTCGACGCCGAGATCATTATGAAGCTGGCACGCGAGATAAGCGACCTCTACAAACTGAGGAGCCAGATAGAGGACTACCTCGAGACGGCGATGGACGAAGTTGCTCCGAACCTGAAGGCCCTCGTTGGTGCGAAGCTGGCCGCAAGGCTCATGAGCCTGGCCGGTGGACTGAAGGAGCTCGCCATGATGCCGGCATCGACCATCCAGGTCCTCGGTGCCGAGAAGGCCCTCTTCAGGCACCTGAGGAGCGGTGCGAAGCCGCCCAAGCACGGCGTCATCTTCCAGTATCCTGCCATAAACCGCTCACCGTGGTGGCAGAGGGGTAAGATAGCGAGGGCCTTGGCCGGGAAGCTCGCGATAGCGGCGAGGGTCGACTACTTCTCGGGCGAGTACATAGCCGAGGAGCTGAAGCAGGAGCTCGAGAATCGCATCCGGGAGATAAAGGAGAAGTATCCGAATCCGCCGAAAAAGAAAGCAAAACCTGAGAAGAAAAAGGCGAAAAAGAAGAAGTTCCGGGGCAAGGAGAAGAAGGGCAAAGGTTTCTCCGGCAAGAAAAAGGAGAAAGCGGGGAAGGGACGGAAGGGTGAGAAAGGCGGGAAGAAAAAGAAGGGGAGCAAGAGGTGA
- a CDS encoding ribose 1,5-bisphosphate isomerase translates to MPVVKEVLEIAEQIRNMEIRGAGKIARSAAYALRLQAEKSRAKDVDEFWKEMKQAAKILYETRPTAVSLPNALRYVMYRGKVAYSSGADLEQLRFMIINAAKEFIHNSEKALERIGEIGAKRIEDGDVIMTHCHSKAAISVMKTAFEGGKDIKVIVTETRPKWQGKITAKELASYGIPVIYVVDSAARHYMKMTDKVVMGADSITVNGAVINKIGTALIALTAKEHRVWTMIAAETYKFHPDTMLGQLVEIEMRDPHEVIPKEELDTWPKNIEVWNPAFDVTPPEYIDVIITERGIIPPSAAIDILKEEFGWALKYKEPWED, encoded by the coding sequence ATGCCAGTGGTGAAGGAAGTCCTTGAAATAGCCGAGCAGATCAGGAATATGGAGATACGCGGTGCCGGGAAGATAGCCCGCTCCGCGGCGTACGCCCTCCGGCTGCAGGCCGAGAAGAGTCGAGCGAAGGACGTCGATGAGTTCTGGAAGGAGATGAAGCAAGCGGCCAAGATACTTTACGAGACGAGGCCGACGGCCGTTTCCCTGCCGAACGCGCTCCGCTACGTCATGTACCGCGGTAAAGTCGCGTACTCAAGCGGTGCAGACCTGGAACAGCTGAGGTTCATGATAATCAACGCCGCCAAGGAGTTCATCCACAACTCCGAGAAGGCCCTCGAGAGGATAGGCGAGATAGGGGCAAAGCGCATAGAGGACGGCGACGTCATAATGACCCACTGCCACAGCAAGGCCGCGATAAGCGTCATGAAGACCGCCTTCGAAGGGGGAAAGGACATAAAGGTCATCGTCACCGAGACGAGGCCTAAGTGGCAGGGCAAGATAACCGCGAAGGAGCTCGCGAGCTACGGGATCCCGGTCATATACGTCGTCGACTCGGCCGCGAGGCACTACATGAAGATGACCGATAAGGTCGTCATGGGCGCCGACTCGATAACCGTCAACGGCGCGGTCATAAACAAGATAGGAACCGCCCTCATAGCGCTCACCGCGAAGGAGCACAGGGTATGGACGATGATAGCGGCGGAAACGTACAAGTTCCACCCGGACACGATGCTCGGCCAGCTGGTGGAGATAGAAATGCGTGACCCGCACGAGGTCATCCCGAAGGAGGAACTCGATACCTGGCCCAAGAACATCGAGGTCTGGAACCCGGCCTTCGACGTCACCCCGCCGGAGTACATCGACGTCATCATAACCGAGCGCGGCATTATCCCGCCGAGTGCGGCCATCGACATCCTCAAGGAGGAGTTCGGCTGGGCCCTCAAGTACAAGGAGCCCTGGGAGGATTAA